The genomic segment TTCGACACGTGCTCTCAGGATGCATCACTGCAAAAACAGAGGACGATTGGCCCTGTTTTGTTACTATAGCTGAAAGGGCCTTCATTTCAGGGTATTCTTCTTTAACAATTTGAATTGCCTTGTCATTTCCATAAATCGACAAGTTCTTTCTTTGGTCTGGGTTCAAACTCCTCAATTTTTGCAATAAAATATTCCCTTTTCTTTCTGTTCGATAATCAACTTGAAAATCATGAAAAACCGCGAGGTTTTTGTCTTTTGTAACACGAATATCGAATCCAATGATATCGGCTCCATACTTAAAAGCCGCCTCCATAGAAGGAAGTGTATTGTCAATATAAGGATACTCTGGTGGATAAATCACTTCAGCCGTA from the Sediminispirochaeta bajacaliforniensis DSM 16054 genome contains:
- a CDS encoding glycerophosphodiester phosphodiesterase family protein, which translates into the protein MKRKRSLFLIVLCLVVFVVVNNCQILPVKSTEKTELLDHRGLAQTFDISKVKWDTNTAEVIYPPEYPYIDNTLPSMEAAFKYGADIIGFDIRVTKDKNLAVFHDFQVDYRTERKGNILLQKLRSLNPDQRKNLSIYGNDKAIQIVKEEYPEMKALSAIVTKQGQSSSVFAVMHPESTCRRSIGIQPA